From a region of the Andrena cerasifolii isolate SP2316 chromosome 13, iyAndCera1_principal, whole genome shotgun sequence genome:
- the Lztr1 gene encoding leucine zipper like transcription regulator 1 isoform X1 — MDNIATAECLTLDFGPFETVHRWQRMPECDEFVGARRSKHTVVAYKDAIYVFGGDNGERMLNDLLRFDVKEKSWGRALATGVPPAPRYHHSAVVHDSSMFVFGGYTGDIHSNSNLTNKNDLFEYRFPAGQWTEWKFIGKTPVARSAHGAAVYDNKLWIFAGYDGNARLNDMWTISLLPGEPRVWEKVVQSGDCPPTCCNFPVAVARESMFVFSGQSGAKITNSLFQFHFREKRWTRISTEHILRGAPPPPARRYGHTMVSFDRHLYVFGGAADSTLPNDLHCYDLDTQTWNIILASADSKVPSGRLFHAAAVIGEAMFIFGGTVDNNVRSGETYRFQFSSYPKCTLHDDFGSLLSGRLFCDVEFVVGDMETKIPAHIAMVAARSQFLRALIRQAREKREKHLEEVLGTTDVPAKDLPLLEVRLKDAVPEAFEMVLNYIYTDRIDPTKRNEDGSIGRVEDPLSNRIVLLMMDVCRLAEQFNMVRLEQLCVHYLKATINHANVLEALHNAAHLELHIIKEFCLSFVVKESNYNQIVMSQKFETLDQPLMVEIIRRRLMPPTRNYSKQDDPGTGTTLEQDMEAFLKSVGREFCDITLMLDGVPIPAHKAILAARCSYFEGMFRSFMPENNTVNIQIGEMIPSSESFDSLLRYIYYADVSMPPEDSLYLFTAPVFYGFTNNRLQAFCKQNLEMNVTFENVIQILEAADRMQAVDMKKYALNLIVHHFTKVARLPRLKQLSRELLLDILVALADERSEARTCQDMANDC, encoded by the exons atggataACATTGCGACTGCAGAATGTTTGACCCTCGATTTTGGACCTTTTGAAACTGTCCATCGTTGGCAACGTATGCCGGAATGTGACGAATTTGTTGGGGCCAG GCGTAGCAAACACACTGTTGTAGCTTACAAAGATGCGATATATGTTTTTGGTGGTGATAATGGTGAAAGAATGTTGAATGATTTGTTGAGATTCGATGTGAAAGAGAAATCTTGGGGACGTGCATTAGCAACAGGTGTACCTCCTGCTCCACGTTACCATCATTCTGCAGTTGTGCATGATTCTTCTATGTTTGTATTTGGTGGTTACACTGGTGACATACATTCCAATTCAAACCTCACCAATAAGAATGATTTGTTTGAATACCGATTCCCAGCCGGCCAGTGGACGGAGTGGAAATTTATTGGGAA AACACCAGTAGCCAGATCTGCACATGGGGCTGCTGTATATGATAATAAGTTATGGATATTTGCAGGCTATGATGGTAATGCCAGATTAAATGATATGTGGACAATATCATTATTG CCTGGGGAACCAAGAGTATGGGAGAAGGTCGTTCAGTCCGGCGACTGTCCACCAACCTGTTGTAACTTCCCTGTAGCAGTAGCGCGCGAATCCATGTTCGTGTTTAGCGGTCAAAGTGGTGCTAAGATCACCAACAGTCTCTTCcagtttcattttcgagaaaagcg GTGGACGCGTATTTCAACGGAGCACATACTTCGTGGTGCTCCACCGCCACCCGCACGTCGATACGGCCATACTATGGTTAGCTTCGATAGACACCTTTATGTATTTGGTGGTGCGGCTGATTCCACGTTGCCTAATGATCTGCACTGCTATGATCTTGATACCCAAACGTGGAATATCATTTTGGCATCCGCCGATAGCAAG GTCCCATCGGGTCGCTTGTTCCATGCGGCAGCCGTAATTGGGGAAGCAATGTTCATTTTCGGTGGTACAGTTGACAATAATGTTCGTTCAGGCGAGACGTACCGGTTTCAATTTTCCTCTTACCCAAAGTGCACTTTGCATGATGATTTTGGGAGCTTGTTAAGTGGTCGTCTTTTTTGCGACGTAGAGTTCGTAGTTGGGGATATGGAAACCAAAATACCTGCTCATATAGCCATGGTAGCAGCACGTTCGCAGTTTCTCAGAGCTCTTATTAGACAGGCTAGAGAGAAACGAGAGAAACACTTGGAAGAAGTGTTAGGAACTACGGATGTGCCGGCCAAAGACCTGCCACTATTAGAAGTGAGACTGAAAGATGCAGTACCGGAAGCTTTCGAAATGGTACTGAATTATATTTATACTGATCGTATCGATCCAACGAAGAGAAACGAAGATGGGTCCATCGGCCGCGTCGAAGATCCGCTAAGTAATCGAATCGTGCTTCTCATGATGGACGTCTGTCGTTTGGCCGAGCAGTTCAACATGGTCCGGTTGGAACAACTGTGTGTTCATTATCTGAAAGCAACTATAAATCACGCGAATGTTTTGGAAGCACTGCACAACGCTGCTCACTTGGAGCTGCACATCATAAAGGAGTTTTGTCTGAGTTTCGTTGTGAAAGAAAGCAACTATAATCAGATCGTGATGAGCCAAAAGTTCGAGACGCTGGATCAGCCTCTGATGGTAGAAATCATTAGGAGGCGGCTAATGCCGCCAACGAGGAACTATTCCAAACAAGATGACCCTGGTACAG GAACGACACTCGAGCAAGACATGGAGGCATTTCTGAAGAGTGTCGGCCGAGAATTCTGTGATATAACGTTGATGTTAGATGGTGTACCGATTCCGGCTCACAAAGCAATCCTTGCGGCACGATGTAGTTACTTTGAGGGCATGTTCCGTTCGTTTATGCCAGAAAATAACACAGTCAAT ATCCAAATAGGTGAAATGATCCCATCTTCTGAATCATTCGACTCTTTGTTAAGGTATATTTATTATGCGGATGTTTCTATGCCACCTGAAGActccttatatttatttaccgcgCCAGTTTTCTACGGTTTTACGAACAACCGATTGCAAGCGTTTTGCAAGCAGAATCTCGAGATGAATGTCACTTTTGAGAACGTTATACAAATTTTGGAAGCTGCAGATAGAATGCAGGCTGTTGACATGAAAAAGTATGCGTTGAATCTCATCGTGCATCATTTTACGAAG GTTGCCAGGCTTCCACGGCTGAAGCAGTTGAGCCGCGAGCTTCTGTTGGATATTCTAGTAGCTTTGGCTGACGAACGCAGCGAGGCGCGCACGTGCCAGGATATGGCGAATGATTGCTGA
- the Lztr1 gene encoding leucine zipper like transcription regulator 1 isoform X4, giving the protein MDNIATAECLTLDFGPFETVHRWQRMPECDEFVGARTPVARSAHGAAVYDNKLWIFAGYDGNARLNDMWTISLLPGEPRVWEKVVQSGDCPPTCCNFPVAVARESMFVFSGQSGAKITNSLFQFHFREKRWTRISTEHILRGAPPPPARRYGHTMVSFDRHLYVFGGAADSTLPNDLHCYDLDTQTWNIILASADSKVPSGRLFHAAAVIGEAMFIFGGTVDNNVRSGETYRFQFSSYPKCTLHDDFGSLLSGRLFCDVEFVVGDMETKIPAHIAMVAARSQFLRALIRQAREKREKHLEEVLGTTDVPAKDLPLLEVRLKDAVPEAFEMVLNYIYTDRIDPTKRNEDGSIGRVEDPLSNRIVLLMMDVCRLAEQFNMVRLEQLCVHYLKATINHANVLEALHNAAHLELHIIKEFCLSFVVKESNYNQIVMSQKFETLDQPLMVEIIRRRLMPPTRNYSKQDDPGTGTTLEQDMEAFLKSVGREFCDITLMLDGVPIPAHKAILAARCSYFEGMFRSFMPENNTVNIQIGEMIPSSESFDSLLRYIYYADVSMPPEDSLYLFTAPVFYGFTNNRLQAFCKQNLEMNVTFENVIQILEAADRMQAVDMKKYALNLIVHHFTKVARLPRLKQLSRELLLDILVALADERSEARTCQDMANDC; this is encoded by the exons atggataACATTGCGACTGCAGAATGTTTGACCCTCGATTTTGGACCTTTTGAAACTGTCCATCGTTGGCAACGTATGCCGGAATGTGACGAATTTGTTGGGGCCAG AACACCAGTAGCCAGATCTGCACATGGGGCTGCTGTATATGATAATAAGTTATGGATATTTGCAGGCTATGATGGTAATGCCAGATTAAATGATATGTGGACAATATCATTATTG CCTGGGGAACCAAGAGTATGGGAGAAGGTCGTTCAGTCCGGCGACTGTCCACCAACCTGTTGTAACTTCCCTGTAGCAGTAGCGCGCGAATCCATGTTCGTGTTTAGCGGTCAAAGTGGTGCTAAGATCACCAACAGTCTCTTCcagtttcattttcgagaaaagcg GTGGACGCGTATTTCAACGGAGCACATACTTCGTGGTGCTCCACCGCCACCCGCACGTCGATACGGCCATACTATGGTTAGCTTCGATAGACACCTTTATGTATTTGGTGGTGCGGCTGATTCCACGTTGCCTAATGATCTGCACTGCTATGATCTTGATACCCAAACGTGGAATATCATTTTGGCATCCGCCGATAGCAAG GTCCCATCGGGTCGCTTGTTCCATGCGGCAGCCGTAATTGGGGAAGCAATGTTCATTTTCGGTGGTACAGTTGACAATAATGTTCGTTCAGGCGAGACGTACCGGTTTCAATTTTCCTCTTACCCAAAGTGCACTTTGCATGATGATTTTGGGAGCTTGTTAAGTGGTCGTCTTTTTTGCGACGTAGAGTTCGTAGTTGGGGATATGGAAACCAAAATACCTGCTCATATAGCCATGGTAGCAGCACGTTCGCAGTTTCTCAGAGCTCTTATTAGACAGGCTAGAGAGAAACGAGAGAAACACTTGGAAGAAGTGTTAGGAACTACGGATGTGCCGGCCAAAGACCTGCCACTATTAGAAGTGAGACTGAAAGATGCAGTACCGGAAGCTTTCGAAATGGTACTGAATTATATTTATACTGATCGTATCGATCCAACGAAGAGAAACGAAGATGGGTCCATCGGCCGCGTCGAAGATCCGCTAAGTAATCGAATCGTGCTTCTCATGATGGACGTCTGTCGTTTGGCCGAGCAGTTCAACATGGTCCGGTTGGAACAACTGTGTGTTCATTATCTGAAAGCAACTATAAATCACGCGAATGTTTTGGAAGCACTGCACAACGCTGCTCACTTGGAGCTGCACATCATAAAGGAGTTTTGTCTGAGTTTCGTTGTGAAAGAAAGCAACTATAATCAGATCGTGATGAGCCAAAAGTTCGAGACGCTGGATCAGCCTCTGATGGTAGAAATCATTAGGAGGCGGCTAATGCCGCCAACGAGGAACTATTCCAAACAAGATGACCCTGGTACAG GAACGACACTCGAGCAAGACATGGAGGCATTTCTGAAGAGTGTCGGCCGAGAATTCTGTGATATAACGTTGATGTTAGATGGTGTACCGATTCCGGCTCACAAAGCAATCCTTGCGGCACGATGTAGTTACTTTGAGGGCATGTTCCGTTCGTTTATGCCAGAAAATAACACAGTCAAT ATCCAAATAGGTGAAATGATCCCATCTTCTGAATCATTCGACTCTTTGTTAAGGTATATTTATTATGCGGATGTTTCTATGCCACCTGAAGActccttatatttatttaccgcgCCAGTTTTCTACGGTTTTACGAACAACCGATTGCAAGCGTTTTGCAAGCAGAATCTCGAGATGAATGTCACTTTTGAGAACGTTATACAAATTTTGGAAGCTGCAGATAGAATGCAGGCTGTTGACATGAAAAAGTATGCGTTGAATCTCATCGTGCATCATTTTACGAAG GTTGCCAGGCTTCCACGGCTGAAGCAGTTGAGCCGCGAGCTTCTGTTGGATATTCTAGTAGCTTTGGCTGACGAACGCAGCGAGGCGCGCACGTGCCAGGATATGGCGAATGATTGCTGA
- the Lztr1 gene encoding leucine zipper like transcription regulator 1 isoform X6, which translates to MPECDEFVGARTPVARSAHGAAVYDNKLWIFAGYDGNARLNDMWTISLLPGEPRVWEKVVQSGDCPPTCCNFPVAVARESMFVFSGQSGAKITNSLFQFHFREKRWTRISTEHILRGAPPPPARRYGHTMVSFDRHLYVFGGAADSTLPNDLHCYDLDTQTWNIILASADSKVPSGRLFHAAAVIGEAMFIFGGTVDNNVRSGETYRFQFSSYPKCTLHDDFGSLLSGRLFCDVEFVVGDMETKIPAHIAMVAARSQFLRALIRQAREKREKHLEEVLGTTDVPAKDLPLLEVRLKDAVPEAFEMVLNYIYTDRIDPTKRNEDGSIGRVEDPLSNRIVLLMMDVCRLAEQFNMVRLEQLCVHYLKATINHANVLEALHNAAHLELHIIKEFCLSFVVKESNYNQIVMSQKFETLDQPLMVEIIRRRLMPPTRNYSKQDDPGTGTTLEQDMEAFLKSVGREFCDITLMLDGVPIPAHKAILAARCSYFEGMFRSFMPENNTVNIQIGEMIPSSESFDSLLRYIYYADVSMPPEDSLYLFTAPVFYGFTNNRLQAFCKQNLEMNVTFENVIQILEAADRMQAVDMKKYALNLIVHHFTKVARLPRLKQLSRELLLDILVALADERSEARTCQDMANDC; encoded by the exons ATGCCGGAATGTGACGAATTTGTTGGGGCCAG AACACCAGTAGCCAGATCTGCACATGGGGCTGCTGTATATGATAATAAGTTATGGATATTTGCAGGCTATGATGGTAATGCCAGATTAAATGATATGTGGACAATATCATTATTG CCTGGGGAACCAAGAGTATGGGAGAAGGTCGTTCAGTCCGGCGACTGTCCACCAACCTGTTGTAACTTCCCTGTAGCAGTAGCGCGCGAATCCATGTTCGTGTTTAGCGGTCAAAGTGGTGCTAAGATCACCAACAGTCTCTTCcagtttcattttcgagaaaagcg GTGGACGCGTATTTCAACGGAGCACATACTTCGTGGTGCTCCACCGCCACCCGCACGTCGATACGGCCATACTATGGTTAGCTTCGATAGACACCTTTATGTATTTGGTGGTGCGGCTGATTCCACGTTGCCTAATGATCTGCACTGCTATGATCTTGATACCCAAACGTGGAATATCATTTTGGCATCCGCCGATAGCAAG GTCCCATCGGGTCGCTTGTTCCATGCGGCAGCCGTAATTGGGGAAGCAATGTTCATTTTCGGTGGTACAGTTGACAATAATGTTCGTTCAGGCGAGACGTACCGGTTTCAATTTTCCTCTTACCCAAAGTGCACTTTGCATGATGATTTTGGGAGCTTGTTAAGTGGTCGTCTTTTTTGCGACGTAGAGTTCGTAGTTGGGGATATGGAAACCAAAATACCTGCTCATATAGCCATGGTAGCAGCACGTTCGCAGTTTCTCAGAGCTCTTATTAGACAGGCTAGAGAGAAACGAGAGAAACACTTGGAAGAAGTGTTAGGAACTACGGATGTGCCGGCCAAAGACCTGCCACTATTAGAAGTGAGACTGAAAGATGCAGTACCGGAAGCTTTCGAAATGGTACTGAATTATATTTATACTGATCGTATCGATCCAACGAAGAGAAACGAAGATGGGTCCATCGGCCGCGTCGAAGATCCGCTAAGTAATCGAATCGTGCTTCTCATGATGGACGTCTGTCGTTTGGCCGAGCAGTTCAACATGGTCCGGTTGGAACAACTGTGTGTTCATTATCTGAAAGCAACTATAAATCACGCGAATGTTTTGGAAGCACTGCACAACGCTGCTCACTTGGAGCTGCACATCATAAAGGAGTTTTGTCTGAGTTTCGTTGTGAAAGAAAGCAACTATAATCAGATCGTGATGAGCCAAAAGTTCGAGACGCTGGATCAGCCTCTGATGGTAGAAATCATTAGGAGGCGGCTAATGCCGCCAACGAGGAACTATTCCAAACAAGATGACCCTGGTACAG GAACGACACTCGAGCAAGACATGGAGGCATTTCTGAAGAGTGTCGGCCGAGAATTCTGTGATATAACGTTGATGTTAGATGGTGTACCGATTCCGGCTCACAAAGCAATCCTTGCGGCACGATGTAGTTACTTTGAGGGCATGTTCCGTTCGTTTATGCCAGAAAATAACACAGTCAAT ATCCAAATAGGTGAAATGATCCCATCTTCTGAATCATTCGACTCTTTGTTAAGGTATATTTATTATGCGGATGTTTCTATGCCACCTGAAGActccttatatttatttaccgcgCCAGTTTTCTACGGTTTTACGAACAACCGATTGCAAGCGTTTTGCAAGCAGAATCTCGAGATGAATGTCACTTTTGAGAACGTTATACAAATTTTGGAAGCTGCAGATAGAATGCAGGCTGTTGACATGAAAAAGTATGCGTTGAATCTCATCGTGCATCATTTTACGAAG GTTGCCAGGCTTCCACGGCTGAAGCAGTTGAGCCGCGAGCTTCTGTTGGATATTCTAGTAGCTTTGGCTGACGAACGCAGCGAGGCGCGCACGTGCCAGGATATGGCGAATGATTGCTGA
- the Lztr1 gene encoding leucine zipper like transcription regulator 1 isoform X7: MICLNTDSQPASGRSGNLLGSYDGNARLNDMWTISLLPGEPRVWEKVVQSGDCPPTCCNFPVAVARESMFVFSGQSGAKITNSLFQFHFREKRWTRISTEHILRGAPPPPARRYGHTMVSFDRHLYVFGGAADSTLPNDLHCYDLDTQTWNIILASADSKVPSGRLFHAAAVIGEAMFIFGGTVDNNVRSGETYRFQFSSYPKCTLHDDFGSLLSGRLFCDVEFVVGDMETKIPAHIAMVAARSQFLRALIRQAREKREKHLEEVLGTTDVPAKDLPLLEVRLKDAVPEAFEMVLNYIYTDRIDPTKRNEDGSIGRVEDPLSNRIVLLMMDVCRLAEQFNMVRLEQLCVHYLKATINHANVLEALHNAAHLELHIIKEFCLSFVVKESNYNQIVMSQKFETLDQPLMVEIIRRRLMPPTRNYSKQDDPGTGTTLEQDMEAFLKSVGREFCDITLMLDGVPIPAHKAILAARCSYFEGMFRSFMPENNTVNIQIGEMIPSSESFDSLLRYIYYADVSMPPEDSLYLFTAPVFYGFTNNRLQAFCKQNLEMNVTFENVIQILEAADRMQAVDMKKYALNLIVHHFTKVARLPRLKQLSRELLLDILVALADERSEARTCQDMANDC, translated from the exons ATGATTTGTTTGAATACCGATTCCCAGCCGGCCAGTGGACGGAGTGGAAATTTATTGGGAA GCTATGATGGTAATGCCAGATTAAATGATATGTGGACAATATCATTATTG CCTGGGGAACCAAGAGTATGGGAGAAGGTCGTTCAGTCCGGCGACTGTCCACCAACCTGTTGTAACTTCCCTGTAGCAGTAGCGCGCGAATCCATGTTCGTGTTTAGCGGTCAAAGTGGTGCTAAGATCACCAACAGTCTCTTCcagtttcattttcgagaaaagcg GTGGACGCGTATTTCAACGGAGCACATACTTCGTGGTGCTCCACCGCCACCCGCACGTCGATACGGCCATACTATGGTTAGCTTCGATAGACACCTTTATGTATTTGGTGGTGCGGCTGATTCCACGTTGCCTAATGATCTGCACTGCTATGATCTTGATACCCAAACGTGGAATATCATTTTGGCATCCGCCGATAGCAAG GTCCCATCGGGTCGCTTGTTCCATGCGGCAGCCGTAATTGGGGAAGCAATGTTCATTTTCGGTGGTACAGTTGACAATAATGTTCGTTCAGGCGAGACGTACCGGTTTCAATTTTCCTCTTACCCAAAGTGCACTTTGCATGATGATTTTGGGAGCTTGTTAAGTGGTCGTCTTTTTTGCGACGTAGAGTTCGTAGTTGGGGATATGGAAACCAAAATACCTGCTCATATAGCCATGGTAGCAGCACGTTCGCAGTTTCTCAGAGCTCTTATTAGACAGGCTAGAGAGAAACGAGAGAAACACTTGGAAGAAGTGTTAGGAACTACGGATGTGCCGGCCAAAGACCTGCCACTATTAGAAGTGAGACTGAAAGATGCAGTACCGGAAGCTTTCGAAATGGTACTGAATTATATTTATACTGATCGTATCGATCCAACGAAGAGAAACGAAGATGGGTCCATCGGCCGCGTCGAAGATCCGCTAAGTAATCGAATCGTGCTTCTCATGATGGACGTCTGTCGTTTGGCCGAGCAGTTCAACATGGTCCGGTTGGAACAACTGTGTGTTCATTATCTGAAAGCAACTATAAATCACGCGAATGTTTTGGAAGCACTGCACAACGCTGCTCACTTGGAGCTGCACATCATAAAGGAGTTTTGTCTGAGTTTCGTTGTGAAAGAAAGCAACTATAATCAGATCGTGATGAGCCAAAAGTTCGAGACGCTGGATCAGCCTCTGATGGTAGAAATCATTAGGAGGCGGCTAATGCCGCCAACGAGGAACTATTCCAAACAAGATGACCCTGGTACAG GAACGACACTCGAGCAAGACATGGAGGCATTTCTGAAGAGTGTCGGCCGAGAATTCTGTGATATAACGTTGATGTTAGATGGTGTACCGATTCCGGCTCACAAAGCAATCCTTGCGGCACGATGTAGTTACTTTGAGGGCATGTTCCGTTCGTTTATGCCAGAAAATAACACAGTCAAT ATCCAAATAGGTGAAATGATCCCATCTTCTGAATCATTCGACTCTTTGTTAAGGTATATTTATTATGCGGATGTTTCTATGCCACCTGAAGActccttatatttatttaccgcgCCAGTTTTCTACGGTTTTACGAACAACCGATTGCAAGCGTTTTGCAAGCAGAATCTCGAGATGAATGTCACTTTTGAGAACGTTATACAAATTTTGGAAGCTGCAGATAGAATGCAGGCTGTTGACATGAAAAAGTATGCGTTGAATCTCATCGTGCATCATTTTACGAAG GTTGCCAGGCTTCCACGGCTGAAGCAGTTGAGCCGCGAGCTTCTGTTGGATATTCTAGTAGCTTTGGCTGACGAACGCAGCGAGGCGCGCACGTGCCAGGATATGGCGAATGATTGCTGA
- the Lztr1 gene encoding leucine zipper like transcription regulator 1 isoform X3, whose amino-acid sequence MPECDEFVGARRSKHTVVAYKDAIYVFGGDNGERMLNDLLRFDVKEKSWGRALATGVPPAPRYHHSAVVHDSSMFVFGGYTGDIHSNSNLTNKNDLFEYRFPAGQWTEWKFIGKTPVARSAHGAAVYDNKLWIFAGYDGNARLNDMWTISLLPGEPRVWEKVVQSGDCPPTCCNFPVAVARESMFVFSGQSGAKITNSLFQFHFREKRWTRISTEHILRGAPPPPARRYGHTMVSFDRHLYVFGGAADSTLPNDLHCYDLDTQTWNIILASADSKVPSGRLFHAAAVIGEAMFIFGGTVDNNVRSGETYRFQFSSYPKCTLHDDFGSLLSGRLFCDVEFVVGDMETKIPAHIAMVAARSQFLRALIRQAREKREKHLEEVLGTTDVPAKDLPLLEVRLKDAVPEAFEMVLNYIYTDRIDPTKRNEDGSIGRVEDPLSNRIVLLMMDVCRLAEQFNMVRLEQLCVHYLKATINHANVLEALHNAAHLELHIIKEFCLSFVVKESNYNQIVMSQKFETLDQPLMVEIIRRRLMPPTRNYSKQDDPGTGTTLEQDMEAFLKSVGREFCDITLMLDGVPIPAHKAILAARCSYFEGMFRSFMPENNTVNIQIGEMIPSSESFDSLLRYIYYADVSMPPEDSLYLFTAPVFYGFTNNRLQAFCKQNLEMNVTFENVIQILEAADRMQAVDMKKYALNLIVHHFTKVARLPRLKQLSRELLLDILVALADERSEARTCQDMANDC is encoded by the exons ATGCCGGAATGTGACGAATTTGTTGGGGCCAG GCGTAGCAAACACACTGTTGTAGCTTACAAAGATGCGATATATGTTTTTGGTGGTGATAATGGTGAAAGAATGTTGAATGATTTGTTGAGATTCGATGTGAAAGAGAAATCTTGGGGACGTGCATTAGCAACAGGTGTACCTCCTGCTCCACGTTACCATCATTCTGCAGTTGTGCATGATTCTTCTATGTTTGTATTTGGTGGTTACACTGGTGACATACATTCCAATTCAAACCTCACCAATAAGAATGATTTGTTTGAATACCGATTCCCAGCCGGCCAGTGGACGGAGTGGAAATTTATTGGGAA AACACCAGTAGCCAGATCTGCACATGGGGCTGCTGTATATGATAATAAGTTATGGATATTTGCAGGCTATGATGGTAATGCCAGATTAAATGATATGTGGACAATATCATTATTG CCTGGGGAACCAAGAGTATGGGAGAAGGTCGTTCAGTCCGGCGACTGTCCACCAACCTGTTGTAACTTCCCTGTAGCAGTAGCGCGCGAATCCATGTTCGTGTTTAGCGGTCAAAGTGGTGCTAAGATCACCAACAGTCTCTTCcagtttcattttcgagaaaagcg GTGGACGCGTATTTCAACGGAGCACATACTTCGTGGTGCTCCACCGCCACCCGCACGTCGATACGGCCATACTATGGTTAGCTTCGATAGACACCTTTATGTATTTGGTGGTGCGGCTGATTCCACGTTGCCTAATGATCTGCACTGCTATGATCTTGATACCCAAACGTGGAATATCATTTTGGCATCCGCCGATAGCAAG GTCCCATCGGGTCGCTTGTTCCATGCGGCAGCCGTAATTGGGGAAGCAATGTTCATTTTCGGTGGTACAGTTGACAATAATGTTCGTTCAGGCGAGACGTACCGGTTTCAATTTTCCTCTTACCCAAAGTGCACTTTGCATGATGATTTTGGGAGCTTGTTAAGTGGTCGTCTTTTTTGCGACGTAGAGTTCGTAGTTGGGGATATGGAAACCAAAATACCTGCTCATATAGCCATGGTAGCAGCACGTTCGCAGTTTCTCAGAGCTCTTATTAGACAGGCTAGAGAGAAACGAGAGAAACACTTGGAAGAAGTGTTAGGAACTACGGATGTGCCGGCCAAAGACCTGCCACTATTAGAAGTGAGACTGAAAGATGCAGTACCGGAAGCTTTCGAAATGGTACTGAATTATATTTATACTGATCGTATCGATCCAACGAAGAGAAACGAAGATGGGTCCATCGGCCGCGTCGAAGATCCGCTAAGTAATCGAATCGTGCTTCTCATGATGGACGTCTGTCGTTTGGCCGAGCAGTTCAACATGGTCCGGTTGGAACAACTGTGTGTTCATTATCTGAAAGCAACTATAAATCACGCGAATGTTTTGGAAGCACTGCACAACGCTGCTCACTTGGAGCTGCACATCATAAAGGAGTTTTGTCTGAGTTTCGTTGTGAAAGAAAGCAACTATAATCAGATCGTGATGAGCCAAAAGTTCGAGACGCTGGATCAGCCTCTGATGGTAGAAATCATTAGGAGGCGGCTAATGCCGCCAACGAGGAACTATTCCAAACAAGATGACCCTGGTACAG GAACGACACTCGAGCAAGACATGGAGGCATTTCTGAAGAGTGTCGGCCGAGAATTCTGTGATATAACGTTGATGTTAGATGGTGTACCGATTCCGGCTCACAAAGCAATCCTTGCGGCACGATGTAGTTACTTTGAGGGCATGTTCCGTTCGTTTATGCCAGAAAATAACACAGTCAAT ATCCAAATAGGTGAAATGATCCCATCTTCTGAATCATTCGACTCTTTGTTAAGGTATATTTATTATGCGGATGTTTCTATGCCACCTGAAGActccttatatttatttaccgcgCCAGTTTTCTACGGTTTTACGAACAACCGATTGCAAGCGTTTTGCAAGCAGAATCTCGAGATGAATGTCACTTTTGAGAACGTTATACAAATTTTGGAAGCTGCAGATAGAATGCAGGCTGTTGACATGAAAAAGTATGCGTTGAATCTCATCGTGCATCATTTTACGAAG GTTGCCAGGCTTCCACGGCTGAAGCAGTTGAGCCGCGAGCTTCTGTTGGATATTCTAGTAGCTTTGGCTGACGAACGCAGCGAGGCGCGCACGTGCCAGGATATGGCGAATGATTGCTGA